A DNA window from Hevea brasiliensis isolate MT/VB/25A 57/8 chromosome 2, ASM3005281v1, whole genome shotgun sequence contains the following coding sequences:
- the LOC110662991 gene encoding protein transport protein Sec61 subunit beta, which produces MALGGTAPPRGSAAAAASMRRRRTSGGASGGAAGTMLQFYTDDAPGLKISPNVVLMMSIGFIAFVAILHVVGKLYFFRTEA; this is translated from the coding sequence ATGGCTTTAGGTGGAACAGCTCCCCCAAGAGGCAGTGCAGCAGCTGCTGCTAGCATGCGCAGGAGAAGAACAAGTGGTGGGGCCTCAGGAGGAGCAGCAGGGACTATGCTTCAGTTTTATACTGATGATGCTCCAGgactcaaaatctctccaaatgtTGTTCTAATGATGAGCATTGGGTTCATAGCTTTTGTTGCAATCCTCCATGTTGTGGGTAAACTCTACTTCTTTCGTACAGAGGCTTAA